A single genomic interval of Zingiber officinale cultivar Zhangliang chromosome 4A, Zo_v1.1, whole genome shotgun sequence harbors:
- the LOC121970918 gene encoding transcription factor BIM2-like isoform X1: MESLSRSSGDEDELRRAQGSSQRSEMTGKVDGKSGEQKPGTPTTPKSKHSATEQRRRCKINDRFQILRDLIPQCDQKRDKASFLLEVIEYVKFLQEKVQKYETFPSWNQENEKLIPWVIFCHFFVIVA; this comes from the exons ATGGAGTCTCTTTCCAGATCGAGCGGCGACGAGGACGAGCTCAGGAGGGCTCAAGGATCGTCTCAAAGAT CTGAAATGACGGGGAAGGTGGACGGgaagagtggtgagcagaaaccAGGCACGCCAACTACGCCAAAATCAAAGCATTCAGCAACCGAGCAGCGTCGTAGGTGCAAAATCAATGATAG ATTTCAGATACTTAGAGACCTCATACCTCAGTGTGATCAGAAGAGGGATAAAGCTTCGTTTCTTTTAGAG GTTATTGAATATGTCAAATTTTTACAAGAAAAGGTACAAAAGTATGAAACCTTCCCAAGCTGGAATCAGGAAAACGAGAAATTGATACCATGGGTAATCTTCTGTCATTTCTTTGTAATTGTGGCTTGA
- the LOC121970918 gene encoding transcription factor BIM2-like isoform X2, translating to MCVFEIFFLLFLRSKRETIGLKAEMTGKVDGKSGEQKPGTPTTPKSKHSATEQRRRCKINDRFQILRDLIPQCDQKRDKASFLLEVIEYVKFLQEKVQKYETFPSWNQENEKLIPWVIFCHFFVIVA from the exons ATGTGTGTGTTTgagattttttttctcctttttttaagAAGCAAAAGAGAAACTATAGGTTTGAAAG CTGAAATGACGGGGAAGGTGGACGGgaagagtggtgagcagaaaccAGGCACGCCAACTACGCCAAAATCAAAGCATTCAGCAACCGAGCAGCGTCGTAGGTGCAAAATCAATGATAG ATTTCAGATACTTAGAGACCTCATACCTCAGTGTGATCAGAAGAGGGATAAAGCTTCGTTTCTTTTAGAG GTTATTGAATATGTCAAATTTTTACAAGAAAAGGTACAAAAGTATGAAACCTTCCCAAGCTGGAATCAGGAAAACGAGAAATTGATACCATGGGTAATCTTCTGTCATTTCTTTGTAATTGTGGCTTGA
- the LOC121970915 gene encoding F-box/kelch-repeat protein At5g15710-like, with protein MSRSISPSMSRSISPSRQKVVKTKPRGFDEESVSVFAKIIHSDIHMEDHIWALLPEDLLMEVLARVPPFLIFRLMPVCRRWNSILQDRSFLAAHSRVPSHGPCLLTFWKSSQAYQCSVFSLPLKTWYKIPFAFLPDWAFWLVGSSGGLLCLSGYDGLDFKILVCNPLTQTWKVLPSMHHNQQRQLTLVVDKVDCTFKVIATGGDILGDQTLPTEVYYSRLDSWSVHQVMPAVTLCSSKMAFCDSRLYLETLSPLGLMMYRVDMGQWEHIPAKFPRSLLDGYLVAGAKKRLFLVGRIGLFSTLQSIRIWELDHAKTAWVEISRMPPKYFRALLRLSADRFDCFGQDNQICFTSWNQGKGLLYDVDKKAWSWIVGWVIQLCSTQVCFYQPRFDKLI; from the coding sequence ATGTCACGGAGCATAAGCCCATCTATGTCACGGAGCATAAGTCCATCGAGGCAGAAAGTGGTTAAGACGAAACCACGAGGCTTCGATGAAGAGTCAGTTTCAGTTTTTGCTAAAATCATCCATTCAGATATCCACATGGAGGATCACATATGGGCACTTTTACCGGAGGATTTGCTAATGGAGGTACTTGCAAGGGTGCCTCCATTCTTGATCTTCAGGTTGATGCCGGTCTGCAGAAGGTGGAACTCAATTCTTCAGGACCGTAGTTTTCTTGCAGCCCACTCTCGCGTTCCTTCGCATGGACCCTGCCTTCTCACATTTTGGAAAAGCTCACAGGCATATCAATGCTCGGTCTTCAGCCTTCCCCTGAAAACATGGTACAAGATCCCTTTTGCATTTCTACCAGATTGGGCTTTTTGGCTGGTTGGTTCTTCAGGAGGTCTTCTTTGTTTATCTGGATATGATGGGCTTGACTTTAAAATCCTTGTTTGCAATCCCTTAACTCAGACATGGAAGGTATTGCCTAGCATGCATCACAATCAGCAAAGGCAATTGACCTTGGTAGTTGATAAGGTGGACTGTACTTTTAAAGTGATTGCTACAGGTGGTGATATCCTTGGAGATCAAACTTTACCGACTGAAGTCTATTACTCAAGACTTGATAGTTGGTCAGTTCATCAGGTAATGCCAGCCGTTACTTTATGTTCATCAAAAATGGCATTTTGTGATTCGAGGCTTTATCTAGAGACTCTTTCACCACTTGGGCTTATGATGTATCGAGTGGATATGGGGCAATGGGAACACATTCCAGCAAAATTTCCACGTTCATTACTGGATGGTTATTTAGTTGCTGGTGCAAAAAAACGTTTGTTTCTAGTGGGAAGGATTGGACTTTTCAGCACTCTTCAAAGCATTCGCATTTGGGAGCTTGATCATGCAAAGACAGCATGGGTTGAAATCAGTAGGATGCCACCAAAGTATTTCAGGGCCCTTCTGAGATTATCAGCTGATAGATTTGATTGTTTTGGACAGGACAATCAAATATGTTTTACTTCCTGGAATCAAGGAAAAGGTCTTCTCTATGATGTCGACAAAAAAGCTTGGTCATGGATTGTAGGATGGGTGATCCAATTATGCAGTACTCAGGTTTGCTTTTATCAACCAAGGTTTGACAAACTTATCTGA
- the LOC121970917 gene encoding transcription factor BIM2-like isoform X1 produces MESLSRSSGDEDELRRAQGSSQRSEMTGKVDGKSGEQKPGTPTTPKSKHSATEQRRRCKINDRFQILRDLIPQCDQKRDKASFLLEVIEYVKFLQEKVQKYETFPSWNQENEKLIPWSNNQGGSRESITDPSNLAKNGPQSGLLFAGKFVDNTNLGEQISLSNVQNVAEADVNLVPMQSNYYASVGRGSDFMQPQERLITDSENLVSHSQSEWQGSSCMADCTVGCENDQELTIDEGTINFSSIYSQGLLTTLSQAVASSGLDLSQASISVQINLGRRAIKRPTNTNVSDGKDLSDPSIMNQAIGVPGPGSNFSESEQTKRQKVDNS; encoded by the exons ATGGAGTCTCTTTCCAGATCGAGCGGCGACGAGGACGAGCTCAGGAGGGCTCAAGGATCGTCTCAAAGAT CTGAAATGACGGGGAAGGTGGACGGgaagagtggtgagcagaaaccAGGCACGCCAACTACGCCAAAATCAAAGCATTCAGCAACCGAGCAGCGTCGTAGGTGCAAAATCAATGATAG ATTTCAGATACTTAGAGACCTCATACCTCAGTGTGATCAGAAGAGGGATAAAGCTTCGTTTCTTTTAGAG GTTATTGAATATGTCAAATTTTTACAAGAAAAGGTACAAAAGTATGAAACCTTCCCAAGCTGGAATCAGGAAAACGAGAAATTGATACCATGG AGCAACAATCAAGGAGGGTCTAGAGAGAGTATAACAGACCCTTCTAACCTTGCTAAAAATGGTCCTCAGTCTGGCCTCTTGTTTGCTGGAAAGTTTGTTGATAATACGAATCTGGGGGAACAAATATCTCTCTCGAACGTGCAGAATGTAGCAGAAGCTGATGTGAATCTTGTTCCAATGCAGTCAAACTATTATGCTTCTGTTGGTAGGGGATCTGATTTTATGCAGCCTCAAGAGAGATTAATTACAGACTCTGAAAACTTAGTATCTCATTCTCAATCTGAGTGGCAAGGTTCTTCCTGCATGGCCGATTGCACTGTGGGCTGCGAAAATGATCAAGAATTGACCATAGATGAGGGCACAATTAACTTTTCTAGCATCTACTCCCAAGG TTTGTTGACTACGCTATCACAAGCGGTTGCTAGTTCAGGATTAGACCTGTCGCAAGCAAGCATTTCTGTACAGATTAATCTTGGTAGGCGTGCAATCAAAAGGCCTACCAACACTAATGTGTCCGATGGAAAG GATCTGTCTGACCCGTCAATTATGAATCAAGCGATTGGGGTGCCCGGGCCAGGGAGCAACTTTTCAGAGTCCGAACAAACTAAGAGGCAAAAGGTAGACAACAGCTAA
- the LOC121970917 gene encoding transcription factor BIM2-like isoform X2, whose protein sequence is MCVFEIFFLLFLRSKRETIGLKAEMTGKVDGKSGEQKPGTPTTPKSKHSATEQRRRCKINDRFQILRDLIPQCDQKRDKASFLLEVIEYVKFLQEKVQKYETFPSWNQENEKLIPWSNNQGGSRESITDPSNLAKNGPQSGLLFAGKFVDNTNLGEQISLSNVQNVAEADVNLVPMQSNYYASVGRGSDFMQPQERLITDSENLVSHSQSEWQGSSCMADCTVGCENDQELTIDEGTINFSSIYSQGLLTTLSQAVASSGLDLSQASISVQINLGRRAIKRPTNTNVSDGKDLSDPSIMNQAIGVPGPGSNFSESEQTKRQKVDNS, encoded by the exons ATGTGTGTGTTTgagattttttttctcctttttttaagAAGCAAAAGAGAAACTATAGGTTTGAAAG CTGAAATGACGGGGAAGGTGGACGGgaagagtggtgagcagaaaccAGGCACGCCAACTACGCCAAAATCAAAGCATTCAGCAACCGAGCAGCGTCGTAGGTGCAAAATCAATGATAG ATTTCAGATACTTAGAGACCTCATACCTCAGTGTGATCAGAAGAGGGATAAAGCTTCGTTTCTTTTAGAG GTTATTGAATATGTCAAATTTTTACAAGAAAAGGTACAAAAGTATGAAACCTTCCCAAGCTGGAATCAGGAAAACGAGAAATTGATACCATGG AGCAACAATCAAGGAGGGTCTAGAGAGAGTATAACAGACCCTTCTAACCTTGCTAAAAATGGTCCTCAGTCTGGCCTCTTGTTTGCTGGAAAGTTTGTTGATAATACGAATCTGGGGGAACAAATATCTCTCTCGAACGTGCAGAATGTAGCAGAAGCTGATGTGAATCTTGTTCCAATGCAGTCAAACTATTATGCTTCTGTTGGTAGGGGATCTGATTTTATGCAGCCTCAAGAGAGATTAATTACAGACTCTGAAAACTTAGTATCTCATTCTCAATCTGAGTGGCAAGGTTCTTCCTGCATGGCCGATTGCACTGTGGGCTGCGAAAATGATCAAGAATTGACCATAGATGAGGGCACAATTAACTTTTCTAGCATCTACTCCCAAGG TTTGTTGACTACGCTATCACAAGCGGTTGCTAGTTCAGGATTAGACCTGTCGCAAGCAAGCATTTCTGTACAGATTAATCTTGGTAGGCGTGCAATCAAAAGGCCTACCAACACTAATGTGTCCGATGGAAAG GATCTGTCTGACCCGTCAATTATGAATCAAGCGATTGGGGTGCCCGGGCCAGGGAGCAACTTTTCAGAGTCCGAACAAACTAAGAGGCAAAAGGTAGACAACAGCTAA
- the LOC121970914 gene encoding lycopene beta cyclase, chloroplastic/chromoplastic-like codes for MDALLRTHSRLELLDLSHGVGGRHGLSSLHKLQNSLICSFSRKGHRRWGFAKASSSALLELVPETKKETLEFDLPFYDPSKDLTLDLAVVGGGPAGLAVAQQVSQAGLSVCSIDPSPKLIWPNNYGVWVDEFEAMDLLDCLDATWSSAVVYVDEVEKKSLGRPYGRVNRKQLKSKMMQRCISNGVQFHQAKVIKVIHEENKSLLICNDGVTIQAAVVLDATGFSRCLVQYDKPYNPGYQVAYGILAEVEEHPFDVDKMVFMDWRDSHLKEGSQLKDKNDKIPTFLYAMPFSPNKIFLEETSLVARPGLQMHDIQERMASRLRHLGIKVKVIEEDERCVIPMGGPLPVLPQRVIGIGGTAGMVHPSTGYMVARTLAAAPIVAESIVQFLGSDRRLTGDQLSSQVWKNLWPIERRRQREFFCFGMDILLKLDLEGTRRFFDAFFDLEPHYWHGFLSSRLFLPELVFFGLALFSHASNTSRLEIMAKGTLPLVNMINNLARDRK; via the coding sequence ATGGATGCGCTTCTTAGAACTCACAGCAGGCTTGAGTTGCTAGACCTCAGTCATGGGGTCGGCGGAAGGCATGGCCTCTCGTCTTTACACAAGCTTCAGAACAGCTTGATATGCAGCTTCAGTAGGAAAGGTCACAGGAGATGGGGTTTTGCTAAAGCTAGCAGCAGTGCACTCCTTGAACTTGTTCCAGAAACCAAAAAAGAGACTCTCGAATTCGATCTCCCTTTTTATGACCCGTCTAAAGATCTCACCTTGGACCTCGCTGTAGTTGGAGGAGGTCCTGCGGGGCTAGCTGTCGCCCAGCAGGTGTCTCAGGCAGGCCTTTCTGTCTGTTCTATCGACCCATCACCTAAGCTGATATGGCCGAATAACTATGGTGTTTGGGTGGACGAGTTTGAAGCTATGGATCTACTTGATTGTCTTGATGCCACTTGGTCTAGTGCTGTGGTCTATGTTGATGAAGTGGAGAAGAAGTCTCTCGGTCGGCCTTACGGTCGGGTGAACCGCAAGCAACTCAAGTCGAAGATGATGCAGAGATGCATATCTAATGGTGTGCAGTTTCATCAAGCTAAGGTCATTAAGGTCATCCACGAAGAGAACAAATCATTGTTGATTTGCAATGATGGAGTCACAATTCAAGCAGCTGTGGTGCTTGATGCTACTGGTTTCTCCAGATGCCTAGTCCAGTATGATAAGCCTTACAATCCAGGTTACCAGGTGGCTTACGGAATCCTGGCTGAAGTCGAAGAACACCCTTTTGATGTGGATAAGATGGTTTTCATGGATTGGAGAGATTCACACCTCAAAGAGGGCTCACAGTTGAAAGATAAGAATGACAAGATTCCGACGTTTCTGTATGCCATGCCTTTCTCACCAAACAAAATTTTCCTGGAAGAAACTTCACTAGTCGCCCGTCCTGGTCTGCAGATGCATGACATACAGGAGAGGATGGCCTCAAGATTGAGGCACCTGGGCATAAAAGTGAAAGTCATTGAAGAGGACGAGAGGTGTGTGATTCCAATGGGCGGTCCACTACCTGTGCTCCCACAAAGGGTCATTGGAATAGGGGGAACTGCAGGTATGGTTCATCCATCCACTGGGTACATGGTTGCTAGGACACTTGCTGCTGCTCCTATAGTTGCGGAATCAATTGTTCAGTTCCTTGGTTCTGACCGCCGCCTCACTGGCGATCAACTATCGTCGCAAGTTTGGAAGAACCTCTGGCCAATTGAAAGAAGAAGACAGAGGGAGTTTTTCTGCTTTGGCATGGATATCCTACTTAAACTCGACTTGGAAGGTACAAGGAGATTTTTTGATGCATTTTTTGATTTGGAACCTCACTACTGGCATGGATTTCTGTCATCAAGATTGTTTCTTCCAGAGCTTGTGTTCTTTGGGCTTGCTTTGTTCTCCCATGCTTCAAATACTTCTAGGTTAGAAATCATGGCAAAAGGTACTCTCCCTCTTGTGAATATGATTAATAACTTGGCACGGGATAGAAAATAG